The genomic window AATATTCCCTCCCCCATCAGGACGACTATCAAGGATTGTTTCCACCTGTAATTCACGACGACGCATTACCATATCATTAATTTCACGTTCATACCCCTGCTGTGATGGAGTATAAAAAACTCGCCCCCGAATGGTATCAGGCAAATATTGCTGGGCAACCCAATGATCACGGTATGCATGAGGATACAGATATCCTGCGCCATCACCAAGATCACCATCACGGTTTGCATCTTTTAGATGAGAAGGCACCCGGTCTTTTTCAGCCGAACGGACTGCAGAAAGGGCATCGAAGAAAGCCATGGTGGTGTTGCTCTTTTTTGCTGTTGCTAAATAAAGGCACGCTTGTGCAAGAGGATACTGACCTTCTGGCATCCCAATGTAATCATAGGCCTGTGCCGCAGACATTACATAGCCTAAGGCGGCCGGATCGGCCAAGCCAATATCTTCCGACGCAAGTATGATCATCCTTCGAAAGAGAAAACGCGGGTCCTCTCCAGCATACACCATTTTTGCAAGCCAATATAATGCCGCATCGGGATCACTCCCGCGAATAGACTTTATAAATGCTGAAATGGTATCGTAATGGGCATCACCATCTTTATCGTACAACACAGCCCGGCGTTGGATAGACTCTTCAATAGTAGACAGATCGAGATGAATATGTCCTGTTTCATCTGGCGTGGTTGTGATAACAGCAAGCTCAAGAGCATTCAAGGCAGTTCGTGCATCTCCCGCGGCGGTCTTACACAAATGCTCACGAGCAGATGCCGAAAGGAAAATAGAACGCTCGCCAAATCCTCGCACTGTGTCTTCCAAGGCAGTATCCACAACCATTGAAATATCCGCAGCGTCAAGCTCTTTTAACTGGAAAATCCGCGAGCGGGACACAAGAGCTTTATTAACCTCAAAATAAGGATTCTCAGTTGTGGCTCCAATGAGGATTATACAACCCGATTCAACATGGGGCAAGAGAGCATCCTGTTGGGATTTGTTAAAGCGGTGTACCTCATCAATAAAAAGGATTGTCCGTTTTGAATATAAGGAAAACACACGCTGTGCTTCCGTGATGGATTCTCGAATATCCTTCACTCCGGAAAGAACGGCATTAAGGCTAATAAACTGCGCCTTTGTATGGTTTGCAATAATACGCGCGAGGGTGGTTTTTCCACATCCAGGGGGACCATAAAAAATTAGACTTGAAAGTTGATCGGCCTCAATAGCTCTACGTAACAATCTTCCATGACCAATAATTTTTTGCTGCCCCACAAATTCATCGAGATTACGCGGCCGCATCCTATCTGCTAAGGGGGCTTGTTTCTGCTGTCTCTCCTGCGCAGCGCTTTCAAATAAATCCATATACCTACCAGAATAAAAAGAACGAAGGATCAAAGACCCTTCGTTCTTACAGATGTTTACGTATTTTTTACTCTATCTCAAAATCACCGGTCTCAATATGCACCTGCTGAGGTTCATCATACCCCTCTTGTTGTGCTTCAAAGTACGTTGATTTTACAATATGTGGCGTAACAAAAATAACGAGATCATTATTATCAACCCGTTTTTCTGAACGACGGAAGAGAAAACCAACAATTGGAATGTCTTTCAACAAGGGAATCCCTCCTTGAGACTCGCGATTTTCATCAGCCGTAAGCCCACCAATTACAATCGTTTCACCATCACGTACGGAAACATGAGTATTTGCTCCCTGCTCTGTGATAATAGGACCTTGGTCAGTGAGTTCATAGGAACGCTTCAAGGGGTTCAGGTTCATATTAATACGGTTGCCTTGAGTAATTGTGGGCCGCACCATCAGCTCCGTCCCCGCCGGTATCATCTGAGTAACAGAGTTACCTGCCTCATCACGCTGAAGAACAGGAACATTTGCCCCCATAAAAATACTTGCTTCACTGTTTTCAAGCGTCGTGATATGAGGCTCCGCCACCATTTTGCTGTTTGTTTCTGTAAAAAGGTATTCCATGGCAATACGAAACATATCATCATTCAAGATACCATAGGAGGCCCGGCCTAATGGTCCAGCAACAACGCCTTCATCACCGGGAAGGTGCTCAACACCTGTACCCATGGCCTCATTGAAAAAAGACCACTGCACACCGAGATCACTTTGTACACGTGAAGCAACTTCAACAATCTTCACTTCAATGGAAATTTGCATCAGTTCCTTATCAAGATGGCGTATCTTTTCCACAATAGATGGTATACGGTCTGGCAGATCTTCAATGATTAAGGAATTCGTATTCTGCACTGCAGATACTTGCCCACGACTTGAAAGAAGATTCCCCACAGCATCTTCCAAATCCCCTGCAACAGTATTCTCAAGTTCTACTATTTGAATCTGCAGATCCTTAATGCTTTCAAGGTTGCGACGATCCTGTTCACGACGCAGTTGACGCTGAACAAAATCTCCTTGATCCATTACATAGAGATAATTATCCATTTTCTCATAAGTCAAATCCGCCATCCTGCAGACAATGAGAAATACCTCTTGCCAGGTCTTATCGTGGACACTCAAGGTAAGTTTTTCACTCACTCCCGGCGCTACAACAATATCAACATTCGCTGCTGCAGCAATATGATTCATAATCGAAGAGAGCTCCGTATCACGCCACTGCCATCGACTAAATCGTCTTTCCGCAGAGCCAAGCTCGGACAACTCCGCACTATCCTCAGAAGGAATGCTGTCAGTATACGAAGAAGTATCCTGTGCATAGAGAATGCATGATACCAAACAGAGCATGCACATAACGGTTATTTTTTAAAGTTACACATTTCGCAATCACTCCAGCTCTAAGATATTTATTTACGCAATTCTTTTTCAACAACATAGGAAAATCCCGCATCTTCCATTAAGAAGACAACACTTTTTTCTTTTACCCGTAAAACACGACCATTCTCAATGGGATCGTTATGTTTCAAGGAGAATGTTGTCACATCACTCCCAATTTTCTCTTCAAAGAGGGCAAAATTCGTGTTCCGGTCACCTCCGTAAATAACACCAACAAGGGTCATATTATCAACTCGTGGCAAGGCTAAACTATCCTGTTTGCGTTTCTCAGGAAGAGGGATAAAAGGGTCCCGTCCATACCGCGTATAAGTGTATCGTTTCCGTGAACCAAAATCATCTTCTTCGTCACGTATGTCTTCTGTAGCCTCTTCATCTGTCTGAGTTAACTCTGTATCGGTGGATACTTTTGCAGTATCTTCCTCTTCTTGGGCTTCATGCACCGCATGAACTCGTTGATGGTTATGAATTGCATCCCATGTATCAGAACTAATGCGAGTACTATCCTGCACAAGAGATTCATAGACCCATCCTACCCGGCCGTCTTCAAGACGTCCCTGCACCCATCCATTTGATGCATCTAAAAATACGACCCTCGTACCAAGGGGGTACTGCCCAATAATATTTTCTGACTCCTGCGTTGATGGAGAGGTACGAAAATTAACATTATCTCGAACCATGTATAGAACCTGTACTTCATCAGAGGCAGCAGTACGATCTACGCGAAAGGTCTGACTATTCAAGATTTCTCGTTTTTCGTCAGAAGAGAGCTCCTGTTCTGTTTTGAGAAAATCCCCGTGCGCCCAACCGCTATTGTCACGATGCGTAATCTTCACCCAATCGTCACGCTGATCAGTTGCAGCTACGGCCGTTCCAAAATCAAGAATGCCAACAATATTATCTGACCGTACCTCGGGATCTTCGCGAAAATTAACTGTAGATCCAACAATGTACATGGTTTCCGACTCACTGTCTTCAGCAGAACCATACTTATCAGTACTTCCAGAGGAAGATATATCGCTCTTGAGAGGTGCGGTTTTCCTACTGGTTTCTGAAAAATATCCTACAAAAGGGGTATCCTGTTCATTGGCATTATGGAAGTATAAAATATAATCATCACCATCAATGCCAGATGTCAAAAGAGAGTAATTTCGTTCTATGTGATGCACGGCCACAGTCCCACCGTTGGACAACACTACGGAATCTACTCCTAATAAAGAAACATCGCTAAAATCGATAGCGTCCCCTTGTACTATGCCTGGAATAGAAAGGGTGACTATCCCTACCTCACGGCGAATACGGGGCGCTTCCAGACCTGCTCCATGCAAACGCAGTATTTCAAGCTTATCACGCGAAATAACAGTAATTGAATCAATGGAATACTCTCTACTTTCTGCATTGGGGAGCAGAGTGGTAAATTCCGGAGAAGCTTGTGTATCTATCCGAAGAACTATCTGGGAATCTCGCTCACGAATATCAAATGCATCGGGGGAAAGCGCGGATGAATATAAAAACAGACGCATACGGTCCGGTTGAATGTCGTACCCCATTGAGTCAAGGGGTAACTCCTCTGGAAAAGAACGAGCCATACCTACCACACTGGTATCAAAGGTACTTGTGAGAGAAAGAACCACCCCAGAATCATGACCCTGCAGCTCAAACTCATATCCTGTCGAAAGATCAACAACTCCGAGAGCAACTCCACGAGAACCAGACTGAACTTGAATGAAGTCTGCAGAAACAGTTACGCTCAGTATAAACAGTATTAGTGCTACGGTTTGTTTATGCATCATTATTTTCTTACCTGTTTATTGAATATGTTACTAACTTAAATTCAGCAAGAACCGACTCAATAGATCGATTTTTCTGTCGAGAATCCATGTAATCACGGTTATTCAGCTTGCTTACTAAAGATGGCTCGGTACGCAAGTTCAAGTCTGAAATATTTATGATAAGATCCATACCCAGGATTTTCTCGATAAATCGACCTATTTCATGATATCCTCCGCGAAGAACAACCTCATACACCATCCCTGAATAATACTCATGTGATATAGTCTGATTTGGCAAAGGCTTAAAACTTGATGTCAGAAACCCTTCTTCAACAGCCATTTTAGCTAAAGTCCCTATGAGGTCGGGGACATTGGCACTCTCAAAAAACATATTCTGTAATGAATCTCGCCGCCGTTCAATATCACGAACACTCTCTTCCAAGCTCGCTAAATTAGTTGTAACTTGGCGAATCTCGGTTAAGCGGTCACGCTTACCAGCATACTCACTTTCAAGAGATTCAATCTCACCGTAGAGAGGTTTTATTGCAAACCATGAGAGCAAAAAAGCCCCGCCAATCCCAGCAAAAATAATAAGGACAACCCTTTTTACAACCGGATCATTTAAATCAATATTCCGCAAATCCATATATTCCTCTCTTATCGGCTTTCAAAGGATACTTTTTCAAAGCTGTGTCGAAACTCAAATCTGAAGCCCTCATTGTCTCCAGCACTATTCACCTCAACAACTTCCACATCATCAATACCGGGAACACTTTTCAAACGAGCCATGTACTGTCCAACTTCTCCAAAAGACTCTGTTTGCCCTGTTACAGACATTTTATACTGATTAGCAAACTCTATCTCCTCTTCCTCTGCGTTGTCAGGAAGAGGAGGAACAATCTTTTCGCCTTCTATTGTCGTAATCCAGGTATTACGCGGTATTTCACGCACGTATGACTCCATCAAATAGATCCACTCTCCATGATCAAGGGGAATACTGCTCAAGCCGTTGAGCATCGCCAATGCGTCTTGACGCTTTTCTTTAAGATCTTGAATTTGTCGCTCCACATGTTGCTCTGCTGCTATTTTTGTAGAGATCTCAGCAACATCCTCTTCAAGAGTATCACGCTCATTTACCTTAAGAGAATAAAACAAAAAAGCACCGCCCACAAGGAGGATTGACACGAGAAGGGATATGAGAATATCCTTCGGTATTTTTACAGCCCGTCGATAGACACGATACTCATTGGGAATCAGATTAATTTCAATTTTTTCGACCATACTAATTTATCTCCCTTGTAGCCAAGCCAACCGAGACAGATATGAGAGACTCCAATTCAGCCGGCGGCGTGTTTCCACCAAAAAGATCGTCATCATATTTCAGAAAATGAAAGGGGTTGGAACGAACAACCTCCGTGTCAAAATAATTCCCGAAATACTCAATCAATTTCGGAATATAGGCACCTCCTCCTGCCACAACAATTTTATCAAGACGATCAAAGGATTCGTTTTTCTTTAGATATGACAAGGCCATATTAAAATTTGAGCAAAATTCTTCTAGGAGATGGTCAAGAGCAGAAAGAAAACTCTCTTCAGAGACATTTTCGGGAATGCGGTTACGCAACAGTTTTTGCGCATCAGATTCCGGTATACGCAACTGTTTTTGCAACCCTTCTACAAAGTACGATGTTGCCGTATTTATCTCACGTGAAGAGTGAAACAGCCCGTCACGAATAAAGGCAACCCGTGTTTTTTTATTTCCCACATCAAGGAGGCAAAGAGTGTCCAATGCTCCTTCTGAGACACTTTCTAAGGCATAACAATTGTTAAGTGCATAAATATCAACATCGACTACAATGGGGCGCAAACCCGCTTGATACAGTGCGTCGATATAGGCCTGCACAATGTAGTTTTTGGCTGCAACAAGCAGAATTTCCACCTCATCTGACTCAGGAAAATGGTTCAGAATTTTATACGATGTGGTAATATCCTCACTATCAAAGGGGCTTCGCTGGCTCGCCTCATACAGCACCATGTCATTTACATTTTCATTGGGAGCAACCTTAAAACGGAACTTGTCACTTAAAAGACCCTGCCCATTTAAAGAAATAACCACGTCAACAATGGTGGGATCGCATTGATCCACGAGATGTTTTACCGCATCAATAAATTCAGAAACCTTTTTCAGCTCCCCATTTTCAATTGTATCGGGGGGCAGGCTTTTTGCACCTACGGCAGTAAGATAAAACTCATCTCCACGCTTATTGATCTCAATAAGTTTTAAGGAGTGACTGCCGATATCAAGACCGACGCGCTTGTTTGTAGACTTATTAAATAATGGTGCCATATGAGTACTACCTGCTTGCTATAAATCCGTGTACTGTCTTCAGCTAACATTTCTATTAAAGTACCATAAACGTATGATCTTTGCAAGATAAAATAGTTACTATGCATTTATTAAAGCAAAAAAAAGGGGAGCGGTCCTTCGATTTTATCAAAAAAGACGCTATTTATGATAGGGATGTTTCTCAGCAACTGTGGCAATACGATAGATTTGTTCGACAAGAACAAGACGACATAAGCCATACGGAAGGGTGAGGGGGGAAAGGCTTAAGAGGAGAGAACTCTCTCTTTTTACAGACGCGGCCATCCCATGAGCGCTTCCCATAAGAAAAACCATCTCACGCATTGATTGCTGCCGCAGAAACCATTGAGCCAGCTCATGTGTTGAAAAGAGCCGCCCCTCTTCTCCAAGAGCAACAACCACACCGGAGGCTGGTTGTGCTGCACGAAGTAACTCAGCTTCAATACGCATGCACTCCTGAGGGCTTTTCGCCGTGGCAGGACGAAGCATCTGCATTTCCAGACGATGCCACCGGGAAATCATTCGAATATATCGCTGAATCTCCTTTTCATGGGGATAGGTCTTTTTTTATCAAAGCTCACCACACGTATCTGCATGGGATTTACCCTCGCTTCCCACCACTTAAAAACTGCACTTGTTCCCGCTGTTTTTGAAAAATATACTTAACAATAGATTCAACGTCTGCCTCATCTATATCGCTAAAACAAACGCGATGTTTGTAGTTCATCTGTCGTTTTCCCTCTTGTTCACTTACCGAAATCACCTGTGCTTTTATGGCAAACTTCCGCTTATTTAAGGTGAATATCAAGGAAATAACATCATCGGGATCTAAGCTTTGCGTTGATAAAAAGGCCATTCCCCCACCACCAATATCCACGGCGCGAGTCTCTTCCATAAGCTTACCGACCATGGGAGGACTTTCTCTATCTGCCCGCCGTATCACCCGACATTTCACCGGGATATCAACAGTCATACGCACATGCTTGCGCAACTGATTGCGCGATAACTTCGCCGTATGCTCCAAGACAAGATGCCCTTCAGAAGGTGTGGCCTTTACCACAAGAACCTCTGCTGTATATGCACCGTCACCGTTGCGGGTAAACTCAATCCGTACAGTTTTTTCCTGGCGCAAATCCTTCCGTTCCGTCCCTGCCCGATAATACACCGAAAAGGTCAACTCATTCCCCCCGCTAAACACTGCTTGCTCTAGCAACACCTCATCGGTTTCAGGATGGGACAAAGAGATAAACTGCCCACGCTCTAAATTACGCGTAGAAACAACGGGCTGTTCATAGGCGACATGATCGTTTCCAAGCTTTGTACGAATCGTGTGCATTAAGAGCGTTGCATTTTCTGCCTTTGGCGTAAGCCCCCATTTTTTCCGAACTTCCTGGCATTCCTGATCGACAGCCTCTTCAAAAAACTCCAAGGATTGAAATATGGCAGGATAATTGGATTGAGAGACCCGCAAAGCGAGCCTGCGAAGCTCTGATAATTCTCCAGCATCAAGGGAATATTTTTTTGCTGTGGCAAGAAAATTCCTCTCAGCGAAGGTTCGCATTTTTTTATGTTTCATCCGCTCATGGCGAACAGCAAGGATCAATACAGAAAGCAAGAGCAGTGTAAGAATTGTAATAAACACGGCGATTGTCACAGGAGAAGCACCGGGTATTTGAAAATCCGCAGCTGAGGGAGTACGGGTAAATGAAAACCGTTCATTTGCAGAAAGAACAGAAGGAATACCGCCTCCCAAAAGAGCAAGTCGTCCCCATGAGACCTTAGGTGCCTTTTTCATTCTTCTGCTTCTCCTTATATTTAAGTTGTCTCATAATCACCGCTTCACGTTCCCGTTTTCGGTCATAGTATTCAGGAGGCATGCGAAACGCCCGGGTGAGCAACACGGCCCCACAACAAATAAACAGCACAAAAAGGAGTCCAACAATCACATCAAGGTTCACACTATCTCCCGCGCTGGTGGAAGCATATCCTGTAGCAAAGTAGAATCGAGGATCTGCTCCTCTCCAGAAAACAGACGAAACCCCGAAAAATCAAGTTTTTCTAGGGATACCGCCTTATCTTCTTCGGCAAGTTCAAGACATGTCTGAAGGATCGCGTAAGACATTTTGCTTAAATCATGTACATCACGATTGCGATGTCGTCGTTCTCCCATGTTTACCTGGGCCACTCGTTCTATACCATATTTTTGAATATATCGCACAACCAAAGCAGTTTCCACACCATATCCAGTATAAAACGGTAAAGTTTCTAAGATTGATCGTCGAAATCCATACTCCCCTGAGAGCGGCTGAATAAGTTCTGTAGCCGCAGGAAAAAAATACGACAAAAATGGCCGTACCAATAACTCCGTCACTCGCCCGCCGCCAGTGGGCTGATATGTTCCATTTGCTCCCAGGAAGGGCCGCCGGTAGAAAGATTTCACAAACCCCGGCTTCTCTGGGGTGAAAAAGGGACCTAAGAGCCCCGCAACAAAGCGAGATGTAAAATCATGGATATCCGCATCAATAAAAAGTATGATATCACCGCGAGTATAAAATTGCGATCGCCAAAGGGCGAGCCCTTTCCCTCCCTTCCAGTGATCACCCCCAATGCCATAACGCGCATCGAGAACTGAAACCCCGCGTTCATGTGCAACTTCCTGAGTACCATCAGTAGAACCACCATCCACAACAAGCACCTCGTTCACGACTGAATGATTCCTTACAAGATCTGTCAATACTGTATCGAGAATAGCTCCCACGGTACGTGCTTCATTGAGAGTTGGTATAACAAGCGACACGGACTCACCACTGGACCGTACTTCCTGGGATAATTGAGAGAGGTTTGAAAAGTCTTCTGCAGAATAAATCATGAACTTGTCCCGGGTAAAATCTTCAAGGGCATAAAACGTAAAAATATATTGACTATTGCTTGAATCATAGAATATTTTTGGACAGTTTTAAAGCGTTTTTTTACTAAATGAGGTGTAACGAATGAAAACAAAGGTTTTCAACCACAAGACCATCGAGCGAAAATGGTATGTTGTGGACGCTACAGATATGGTATTAGGAAGAATGGCGTCTAAGGTTGCGCAACTGCTTATCGGCAAAAGCAAACCTGCCTACTCTCCAAACCAAGATCATGGCGACCATGTCATTGTCATTAACGCCGACAAAATTACTCTAACAGGACGAAAGGCGGATTCAAAGTATTATTTCCGTCATTCCACCTACCCTGGCGGAGAAAAGATCAGAACCTTCCGGGAACAAATGGAACTTGACTCTACCAAGGTTATTCGTGATGCCGTTCATGGCATGGTACCGAAAACAGCCCTGGGACGTAGTATAGAAAAGAAGCTCCATGTGTATGCTGGAAGCGAGCACAATCAGGCTGCACAAAAGCCAGAACCTATCACTCTTTAATACTAAAGGAGCTTAAGATTGAATAACACGGTATACGCTACAGGTCGGAGAAAGTCTGCGGTTGCCCGCGTGTTTCTCTCCCCCGGAACCGGCAAACGGACAATCAATGGTATTGATGCCGCACAGTATCTCACCACAGAAAGTCTCGTACAGAAAATGGAAACCCCCTTGGCACTGCTTGAGAACAGCAGCAAATATGATGTACGAGCTACAACAAAGGGTGGTGGTATCGGCGGTCAAGCCGAAGCGATCCAACTGGGAATTGCCCGTTGTCTTGCAGAAGAGTCTCCCGAAAATAGAGCTGCCTTAAAAGCTGAAGGCCTTTTGACCCGTGATGCTCGCGTAAAAGAGCGGAAGAAATATGGTCAAGCCGGTGCACGAAAGCAGTTTCAATTTTCAAAACGATAAACACCCCCTACTACACACGCCCGAAATATTGTGGGTTCTGCCGACATGCGGCAGTCACGAACGGGCGGAGGAACAAACCCATACGTACAGGAGAAATATATGTCTTCATTGACTTTAAAAGAACTGCTTGAAGCAGGAACTCATTTTGGCCACCAGACACAGCGGTGGAACCCCAAAATGAAGAAGTTTATTCTATGCCCCAAAAACGGCATTCATATTATCGACCTCAACAAGACAATAACAGGTCTTGACGTGTTTCTTGAGAAAGCGAAAGAAGTAACCGCACAAGGCGGTAAAGTGCTTTTTGTTGGTACAAAGAAACAAATTCGCTCCTATTTAGCAGAAGCAGCAGAAAATTGCGGTATGCCCTATGTTACCAATCGCTGGCTCGGTGGAATGCTGACAAATTTCAAGACGATTAAAAAGAGTATCGATAAAATTGCTGATATTGAGAAAATGGAAGCAGACGGAACGTTTGAAAAATTAACGAAGAAAGAAAGCATTCTCCTTGAAAAAGAAAAAGAAAAGATGCTTGCAAATCTCGGTGGTATCCGTGAAATGACGAAACCAGCCGATATGCTCTTTGTAATTGATACAAACAAAGAAGATATTGCCATTGCGGAAGCACGACGCCTGCGTATCCCTGTGGCAGGTATCGTCGATACAAATAGTGACCCTGATCCTATCGACTATCCAATTCCCGGAAATGACGATGCTATTAAATCTGTAAAAGTAATCGTAGATAAAATTTCCTCTGAAATTAAAAAATCAACGGAAGCTATTAGAATTAAGCAGCAAAAAGAAGGGAAAGAGCCTGCAAAACCTGCAGCATCTCCCTCGGCTGACGCGACTCCAAAGCGGCGGGTCGTAAAAAAGAAACCCGTTGAATCTGACGCATAACAGTCTATGGCCTCTGTACTATTACAGAGGCTTTTTATCGTAACCAACCGTTAAAACAAAAGGATATATACTATGGCAACTATAACAGCAGCAATGGTTAAGGAGCTCCGGGAAAAAACCGGTGTTGGCATGATGGCGTGTAAAAAAGCTCTCACGGAAGCTGAAGGAAACATTGATCTTGCCGTGGATAACCTTCGTAAGCTCGGTCAAGCAAAAGCGGAAAAACGCGCTGATCGTTCGGCCACTGAAGGAAGCGTTTCAGCGGTAACAGATGAGTCGTGCGGTATCATCTTTCAGCTTAACTGCGAAACCGATTTTGTAACAAATAATAAGGATTTCTCTGGATTTATTGATACACTTCAAGATCTGTTCATTGCGCAAAAGCCAGCGTCTCTTGAAGATGCTCTTAACCTGAAGATGGAATCAGGAACCCTTAAAGATTCCATTACTGATATGGTCGCAAAAATTGGCGAAAAAATTGATCTCGGTAGCTATGCACGAATGGTTGCAGAAGAGGGCGAAAAAATCTACTCCTATGTGCATAACAATGGAAAAGTTGGTGCCTTGGTAAAACTTAAAGGTGCTGCTGATGTCCTTGAAAGCGCAGAGACCGAAAAGTTTGGTAAAGGCGTATGTATGCACATTGCAGCCTCTGCACCCCTTGCTGTAAGTCGCGATGATATCCCCTCTGAAGTTGCTGAGAAAGAGAAGGAAATCTTCCGTGAGCAAATTATTAATGAAGGAAAACCTGAGGCAATTGCTGATAAAATTGTTATGGGTAAAATGAACAAGTTTTTTAAAGAGCGTGCTCTCCTTGAGCAGGAGTATATTCTAGCAGATAAACAGTCTGTTGAAGC from Chitinivibrio alkaliphilus ACht1 includes these protein-coding regions:
- a CDS encoding flagellar brake protein, with the translated sequence MKKAPKVSWGRLALLGGGIPSVLSANERFSFTRTPSAADFQIPGASPVTIAVFITILTLLLLSVLILAVRHERMKHKKMRTFAERNFLATAKKYSLDAGELSELRRLALRVSQSNYPAIFQSLEFFEEAVDQECQEVRKKWGLTPKAENATLLMHTIRTKLGNDHVAYEQPVVSTRNLERGQFISLSHPETDEVLLEQAVFSGGNELTFSVYYRAGTERKDLRQEKTVRIEFTRNGDGAYTAEVLVVKATPSEGHLVLEHTAKLSRNQLRKHVRMTVDIPVKCRVIRRADRESPPMVGKLMEETRAVDIGGGGMAFLSTQSLDPDDVISLIFTLNKRKFAIKAQVISVSEQEGKRQMNYKHRVCFSDIDEADVESIVKYIFQKQREQVQFLSGGKRG
- the rpsB gene encoding 30S ribosomal protein S2, translated to MSSLTLKELLEAGTHFGHQTQRWNPKMKKFILCPKNGIHIIDLNKTITGLDVFLEKAKEVTAQGGKVLFVGTKKQIRSYLAEAAENCGMPYVTNRWLGGMLTNFKTIKKSIDKIADIEKMEADGTFEKLTKKESILLEKEKEKMLANLGGIREMTKPADMLFVIDTNKEDIAIAEARRLRIPVAGIVDTNSDPDPIDYPIPGNDDAIKSVKVIVDKISSEIKKSTEAIRIKQQKEGKEPAKPAASPSADATPKRRVVKKKPVESDA
- the tsf gene encoding translation elongation factor Ts codes for the protein MATITAAMVKELREKTGVGMMACKKALTEAEGNIDLAVDNLRKLGQAKAEKRADRSATEGSVSAVTDESCGIIFQLNCETDFVTNNKDFSGFIDTLQDLFIAQKPASLEDALNLKMESGTLKDSITDMVAKIGEKIDLGSYARMVAEEGEKIYSYVHNNGKVGALVKLKGAADVLESAETEKFGKGVCMHIAASAPLAVSRDDIPSEVAEKEKEIFREQIINEGKPEAIADKIVMGKMNKFFKERALLEQEYILADKQSVEAAAKEAGNLEITNFVLVELGAQA
- a CDS encoding glucosyl-3-phosphoglycerate synthase — its product is MIYSAEDFSNLSQLSQEVRSSGESVSLVIPTLNEARTVGAILDTVLTDLVRNHSVVNEVLVVDGGSTDGTQEVAHERGVSVLDARYGIGGDHWKGGKGLALWRSQFYTRGDIILFIDADIHDFTSRFVAGLLGPFFTPEKPGFVKSFYRRPFLGANGTYQPTGGGRVTELLVRPFLSYFFPAATELIQPLSGEYGFRRSILETLPFYTGYGVETALVVRYIQKYGIERVAQVNMGERRHRNRDVHDLSKMSYAILQTCLELAEEDKAVSLEKLDFSGFRLFSGEEQILDSTLLQDMLPPAREIV
- the rplM gene encoding 50S ribosomal protein L13: MKTKVFNHKTIERKWYVVDATDMVLGRMASKVAQLLIGKSKPAYSPNQDHGDHVIVINADKITLTGRKADSKYYFRHSTYPGGEKIRTFREQMELDSTKVIRDAVHGMVPKTALGRSIEKKLHVYAGSEHNQAAQKPEPITL
- the rpsI gene encoding 30S ribosomal protein S9, producing MNNTVYATGRRKSAVARVFLSPGTGKRTINGIDAAQYLTTESLVQKMETPLALLENSSKYDVRATTKGGGIGGQAEAIQLGIARCLAEESPENRAALKAEGLLTRDARVKERKKYGQAGARKQFQFSKR